Part of the Eubacterium sp. 1001713B170207_170306_E7 genome, GGTCAAGCCTGCCCGGACTTTGAGGCCTTTGACCTGAGCGAGTACCTGCAGGCCCTGGAGGATTTTAAGACCGGGAATAGCGCGCTGGTGATCGAGCACTGGGGCAGTCTGGAGGCCTTTGAGCAGCTCATGAAAAAGGTGAAAGCGGACGAGGCCCATGCCGCCGGGCTGGCGGTCCGGCAGTACGGCAGCGTGGAAAAATATACCGCGGCCATGAAGGACAGCCTCCGCCATTTTTCCGAGAACATGGAAAAAATAGAGGCCATGAAGCAGGACGGCACCGTCGAAAAAAACGCGGCCCTCATGGAGGCCCTGTACAGCAGCAGGGAAAAGGACCCGGCGTCACCCGGGGTGCAGGCCATTGTCGGTCAGCTCATCACCCTGGGCGAGTCGGTGAACCTGAACATCGACAGGGGTGAGCACTACTGGGACATGATGATCGACGGGTACCTCCACAACGACGCCCTCATCAAAGCTATCGACGGGCAGAAGGGCGACGGGACGTCCGCGTTTGTGGGGCGGGCGTTTCAGTGTTATTTTGGTAAAGAATGACAGGAAAACCCCTTTAAGTAAAGCCAGGGTGCACCACCCTGTGAGCACAGCGCAAAATTGCGCCGTGCTCTTTTTCATTAAAGGCCGGCAGCGGCCCGGGATCAATGGACGGGGCGGGCGGATTGTGCTAAAATGTTGAGTAAGGAGCGAACGTACCATGAATATAATCATACGGGAAATCCGGGAGGCGGAAATCCCAAGGCTGAAGGATTTTTTATACGAGGCGGTCTTCATCCCGCCGGGGGCCGGGGCCCCGCCGAGAGCGGTGGTGGACACGCCGGAGCTGCAGGTCTACGTGCGTGATTTTGGCCGGCAGGCGGCAGATCTTGGCCTGGTGGCCGAGGTGGACGGGCGGATTGCCGGCGCGGTCTGGGCCCGGATTATGGAGGATTACGGACACATCGACGATGACACGCCCTCTCTGGCCATCGCGCTTTTTAAAGCCTACCGGGGCCTGGGAATCGGCACCGGCCTGATGCGGGCCATGCTGTCGGCCCTGGAGGAAAGAGGCTTCGCGCAGGTCTCCCTGTCGGTCCAGAAAGCCAACCGGGCGCTGAAGCTGTACGAGCGCCTGGGCTTCAGGGCTGTGGCCGAAAACGGGGACGAATACAAGATGGTAAAGACACTGGGAGGGCAAAGGCATGAATGATTTGATCACCAATATTGACAGGCTGCACACCACCGAGCTGGGCGCAGCGCGCATAAGGAGGAACCTGTCCATCGAGACCGGGGACGTGGTGGCCTGGTGCAGGGCCGCCATCCTGGATCCGGATGCCGAGATGGCCCACAGGGGTAAAAACTGGTATGTCCGGACCTCGGGCTGCGAAATCACCGTCAACGCCCGCAGCTACACGCTCATCACCGCCCACCCCATAAAGAAGGCGGAGCCCGGGCGGCGCAGGGGCAGGAAAGCGGAAAGCAGGGATAAAAAGGCGATTGTAAAATACTTCTACGAGACGGTCGTCTCGCAAAACCAGCTCGGGCAGCTTTCGGATTATATCGCTGAGGACTGCACCCTGAAGGCAGGCGGGACTATCCTCCCGCTGGGTCTGGAGGGCATGCGCGGGCACCTCGCCGATATCCGCAAAACCTACCCGGATTACACGATGCGCATCATCCGGCAGTACGAGGACGGGGACTATGTGATCTCCGAGTTTGTCATGGAGGGAACCCACGAGGGCGAGTGGCTTGGGATGAAGCCGAGCCACAAAAGGCTGTCCATCACCGGCGTGGATATCGACCGGGTGGCCGGCGGCAAAATCGTGGAGCACGGCGGCGCAGCCAACACCTTTGAGGCCCTTTATGAAAACCAGCTGATAAAGCCAGTGTAGCGCCGTGAACAGCCGGGCGGCGGACGCCCGTGTATTCTCAGGAAAAGAAGGACCAGGAGGAATTATGACAGGCATTTATTTTAGCGGAACCGGAAACTCTAAGCATTGTGTCGAGCAGTTTCTGGAGGCATACGGCGGGGACGCGCCGGCTTTTTCGATTGAGGCGGAAAGCGTGGCGGATAAAATCCGGGAGCAGGCTGTCCTCGTGATCGGTTACCCGGTGCAGTTCAGCAATATCCCTAAAATCCTGAGCGATTTCGTGGCCCGGAATCAAGGGCTCTGGCGGGGTAAAAAAGTGTTTGTGCTGGCCACAATGGGTTTGTTCAGCGGGGACGGCGCAGGTGTTTTGGCCCGCCTGCTGCGAAAGCACGGCGCTGTTGTGACCGGCGGCCTGCACCTTAAGATGCCGGACAGCATCTGTGATGAAAAGGCACTGAAAAGATCCTTACAGGCCAACCGCAGGCTGATCGCGGAAGCTGAGCTGAAAATAAAAAGGGCGGTTCAGGCATATAAAAAGGGAAACCCGCCCCAGGAGGGATTAGGGCCGTTTTACCATCTGGCGGGGCTGCTTGGCCAGCGGCTGTATTTTTACAACAAAACGAAAAAGTATTCGGACAGGCTGAAAATCGACGGGGATAAGTGCGCCGGCTGCGGAAAATGCGTTGGGCTGTGCCCCACGGGAAACCTGCGGCTGGACAGCCGGGGGGCTGTCGCGGCGGATACCTGCACGATGTGCTACCGCTGCATCAGCCGGTGCCCGGCCCAGGCCATCACCCTGCTGGGGAAAAGGGTGGTCGAGCAGGGTTATCTTGAAAAATACCGGGATACCGCCTCAGACAACCGAGGCGGAGGGCTCTGAGGACGCGAAAACCACCCGGACAAACGGCCGCGGCAGCCCTTGGATACATGATAAAAATCTTTATAAATAAACCTGTTGACAATAAATTTTTATTCCATTACCATTAAACCAGAGTTACCGGTAGCTCTCCAGACTAAAATAGAACAGGAGAGCAAAAACATGTATCACAACCGATTCAAAGGAAACCATTATGACATGGGGTTTCGCTGGGGGGCCATGCTCAGAAAGCACGGCCGCGTCCTTTTAGACACCATCGACTTTCCCATCACCCAGGAGCGCCTGCGCTTTGCGGCGGCCTGCGTCCCGATCTGCCGCCAGTATTTTCCAGAGCTTCTGGAGGAGATTCAGGGGCTGGCCGACGGCCAGGGCTGCGCTGTGGCGCCGCTGCACGCTTTTTTATTCAGTATGTACGCCATGCCTCCGGCCTGCCACTGCTCCTGCTTTGCCGTGGCCAGCGGCGATCAGGTTCTCTTTGGCCGAAACAGCGATTTTCTGGTCGCGCTGGAAAAATCCAACACCAACGCCATCTACCGCTTCGGGGGCGGAGCCTTTGACTTTACGGGCAATTCCACGGCCTTCATACAAATGGAGGACGGTGTCAACGATCAGGGCCTGGCTGTGGGGCTCACGGCTGTTTATCCCCACGCCATCCGGCCGGGGCTGAACGCGGGCGTGCTGCTGCGGTATTTTCTGGAGAAATGCCAGAGCACCAGTGAGGTGATCGGGGCGCTCCGGGAGCTGCCTGTCAGCTCGGCCCAGACCTTTACCGTGGCCGACCGCAGCGGGGACATCTCGGTGCTGGAGGTCAACTGCGACCGTATGGAGGTGCTGCGCCCCATGGCCGAAAGGCCCTATGTGTGCGCCACCAACCTTTTTCACAGCCGGGCCATGTCGGGCTTTTGCGACACCAGCCTGGATAACTGGGAGGCGGAGCCCCGGTACCAGACGCTCACCCGGGCCCTGGACAAAAAGGCCGCGAGAATGGATCTGGCAGGTGCCATGGCGCTGCTGTCCGGCCGCGACGGGTTTATCTGCCAGTACGACCGGAAAACCGGAAAGGACACAGTGTGGTCCGTGGTCTATGATCTGAAGCGGGCGGCCATCTACCGGACCGAGGGCAACCCGGGCAGAAAAAAATTCCGGGAGGACCGGCGGTTCAGCTTTTAAGGCGGGAGGCGGCTTCAATTTTAAGAAAATCTTAAGGGGTTCCTAAGGAAAAGCAAAGGACATTCCGCCAGCGTTCAGATAAAATAAAAGAGCAACCCTATCACTTAAAAAGGAAAGAAAAAATGCAGACAGAAGTATTAGTCGTAGACGATGAAAAAGAAATTGCGGATTTGGTGGAGCTTTACCTGGGCAACGAGGGCTACTGTGTGCGCAAGTTTTACAGCGCCCGGGAGGCCCTGGCCTCGGCGCTTGAAAATCCGCCGGAGCTGGCGGTGCTGGACGTGATGATGCCGGATATGGACGGCTTTACCCTGTGCCGCAGGCTCCGGGAAAAGTACACCTTTCCCATCATCATGCTCACCGCCAAGGAGGAGGAGATCGACAAGATCACCGGTCTTGCCATCGGCGCGGACGATTATGTGACCAAGCCCTTCCGGCCCCTGGAGCTGGTGGCCCGGGTCAAGGCCCAGCTGCGGCGCTGCCAGCGCTACAGCGGCGGGCAGCAGGAGGACGAGGCTCTGGCCGCCTACCGGGGGCTGGTGCTCAACCGGGAGACCCATGTGTGCACCCTGGACGAGAAGCCTGTGGAGCTCACGCCCATTGAGTTCGCCATCCTGTGGACCCTCTGCAAAAACAAGGGGCGTGTCATCAGCTCCGAGGAGCTGTTTAAGGAGGTGTGGGGGGAGAAATACTTTACAGGCAACAACACGGTCATGGTGCATATCCGCCACCTCCGGGAGAAAATGCACGAC contains:
- the vanR gene encoding VanR-ABDEGLN family response regulator transcription factor; translation: MQTEVLVVDDEKEIADLVELYLGNEGYCVRKFYSAREALASALENPPELAVLDVMMPDMDGFTLCRRLREKYTFPIIMLTAKEEEIDKITGLAIGADDYVTKPFRPLELVARVKAQLRRCQRYSGGQQEDEALAAYRGLVLNRETHVCTLDEKPVELTPIEFAILWTLCKNKGRVISSEELFKEVWGEKYFTGNNTVMVHIRHLREKMHDSAENPRYIKTVWGVGYKIG
- a CDS encoding C45 family peptidase, whose product is MYHNRFKGNHYDMGFRWGAMLRKHGRVLLDTIDFPITQERLRFAAACVPICRQYFPELLEEIQGLADGQGCAVAPLHAFLFSMYAMPPACHCSCFAVASGDQVLFGRNSDFLVALEKSNTNAIYRFGGGAFDFTGNSTAFIQMEDGVNDQGLAVGLTAVYPHAIRPGLNAGVLLRYFLEKCQSTSEVIGALRELPVSSAQTFTVADRSGDISVLEVNCDRMEVLRPMAERPYVCATNLFHSRAMSGFCDTSLDNWEAEPRYQTLTRALDKKAARMDLAGAMALLSGRDGFICQYDRKTGKDTVWSVVYDLKRAAIYRTEGNPGRKKFREDRRFSF
- a CDS encoding EFR1 family ferrodoxin (N-terminal region resembles flavodoxins. C-terminal ferrodoxin region binds two 4Fe-4S clusters.), whose protein sequence is MTGIYFSGTGNSKHCVEQFLEAYGGDAPAFSIEAESVADKIREQAVLVIGYPVQFSNIPKILSDFVARNQGLWRGKKVFVLATMGLFSGDGAGVLARLLRKHGAVVTGGLHLKMPDSICDEKALKRSLQANRRLIAEAELKIKRAVQAYKKGNPPQEGLGPFYHLAGLLGQRLYFYNKTKKYSDRLKIDGDKCAGCGKCVGLCPTGNLRLDSRGAVAADTCTMCYRCISRCPAQAITLLGKRVVEQGYLEKYRDTASDNRGGGL
- a CDS encoding GNAT family N-acetyltransferase — encoded protein: MNIIIREIREAEIPRLKDFLYEAVFIPPGAGAPPRAVVDTPELQVYVRDFGRQAADLGLVAEVDGRIAGAVWARIMEDYGHIDDDTPSLAIALFKAYRGLGIGTGLMRAMLSALEERGFAQVSLSVQKANRALKLYERLGFRAVAENGDEYKMVKTLGGQRHE
- a CDS encoding MerR family transcriptional regulator, with amino-acid sequence MRTVKQVAALTGVSVRTLQYYDEIGVLKPTEVTGAGYRLYDDEALKTLQQILFFKELDFPLKEIRKIMEDPGFDRNRAFKKQRELLQVKRNRLDRLLALLDSLEKGQACPDFEAFDLSEYLQALEDFKTGNSALVIEHWGSLEAFEQLMKKVKADEAHAAGLAVRQYGSVEKYTAAMKDSLRHFSENMEKIEAMKQDGTVEKNAALMEALYSSREKDPASPGVQAIVGQLITLGESVNLNIDRGEHYWDMMIDGYLHNDALIKAIDGQKGDGTSAFVGRAFQCYFGKE
- a CDS encoding DUF3781 domain-containing protein: MNDLITNIDRLHTTELGAARIRRNLSIETGDVVAWCRAAILDPDAEMAHRGKNWYVRTSGCEITVNARSYTLITAHPIKKAEPGRRRGRKAESRDKKAIVKYFYETVVSQNQLGQLSDYIAEDCTLKAGGTILPLGLEGMRGHLADIRKTYPDYTMRIIRQYEDGDYVISEFVMEGTHEGEWLGMKPSHKRLSITGVDIDRVAGGKIVEHGGAANTFEALYENQLIKPV